A region from the Streptomyces tsukubensis genome encodes:
- a CDS encoding type Z 30S ribosomal protein S14, whose protein sequence is MAKKALIAKAARKPKFGVRAYTRCQRCGRPHSVYRKFGLCRVCLREMAHRGELPGVTKSSW, encoded by the coding sequence ATGGCGAAGAAGGCTCTTATTGCCAAGGCCGCCCGCAAGCCCAAGTTCGGTGTGCGCGCGTACACCCGCTGCCAGCGCTGTGGACGTCCGCACTCCGTGTACCGCAAGTTCGGCCTCTGCCGCGTGTGCCTTCGTGAGATGGCTCACCGTGGCGAGCTGCCGGGCGTGACCAAGAGCTCCTGGTAG